In the Lates calcarifer isolate ASB-BC8 linkage group LG24, TLL_Latcal_v3, whole genome shotgun sequence genome, one interval contains:
- the tfap2a gene encoding transcription factor AP-2-alpha isoform X2, translated as MLVHSFSAMDRHDGTSNGTARLPQLGSVGQSPYTSAPPLSHTPNSDFQPPYFPPPYQPIYPQSQDPYSHVNDPYSLNSLHAQPQPQHPGWPGQRQGQESGLLHQHRSLPHQLCREYRREVLLPSGHGIETGLSDSIPIHGIPHSLEDVQPVEDQGIHIPDQTVIKKGPVSLSKNNNVSAIPVNKDGLFGGVVNPNEVFCSVPGRLSLLSSTSKYKVTVAEVQRRLSPPECLNASLLGGVLRRAKSKNGGRSLREKLDKIGLNLPAGRRKAANVTLLTSLVEGEAVHLARDFGYVCETEFPAKAVAEYVNRQHSDPNEQVQRKNMLLATKQVCKEFTDLLSQDRSPLGNSRPQPILEPGIQSCLTHFSLISHGFGTPALCAAVTALQNYLTEAIKAMDKMYLNNNPNSHSDNGTKGGDKDEKHRK; from the exons ATGTTAGTGCACAGTTTTTCCGCGATG GATCGTCACGACGGTACCAGCAATGGGACAGCCAGGCTACCTCAGCTGGGCAGCGTGGGCCAGAGTCCCTACACGAGCGCCCCTCCGCTCTCTCACACACCGAACTCGGACTTCCAGCCCCCGTACTTTCCCCCGCCTTACCAGCCCATCTACCCGCAGTCTCAGGACCCTTACTCGCACGTCAACGACCCGTACTCCCTCAACTCCCTGCACGCCCAACCGCAGCCGCAGCACCCGGGCTGGCCGGGCCAGAGGCAGGGTCAAGAGAGCGGCCTGCTGCACCAGCACCGCAGCCTGCCTCACCAGCTGTGCCGGGAGTACCGTAGAGAAGTGCTCCTACCGTCCGGCCACGGCATCGAAACGGGACTGTCGGACTCTATCCCTATCCATGGAATACCTCACTCTTTAGAAGACGTTCAG CCTGTTGAGGATCAAGGAATTCACATTCCCGACCAGACTGTAATTAAAAAAG GTCCAGTGTCTTTATCCAAGAACAACAATGTCTCCGCCATCCCCGTAAATAAGGACGGTCTTTTCGGAGGGGTGGTAAACCCCAATGAGGTGTTCTGCTCAGTTCCGGGTCGCCTTTCCCTCCTCAGctccacatcaaagtacaaGGTCACGGTGGCGGAGGTACAGAGACGCCTCTCGCCGCCCGAGTGCCTCAACGCCTCTCTGCTGGGCGGGGTGCTGAGGAG GGCCAAGTCTAAGAACGGAGGAAGATCCTTAAGGGAGAAGCTGGATAAAATCGGCTTGAATCTACCTGCGGGCAGACGCAAGGCAGCCAACGTCACCTTGCTGACGTCACTAGTCGAGG gcGAAGCGGTACATCTTGCCAGGGATTTTGGTTATGTATGCGAGACTGAGTTTCCAGCCAAGGCAGTAGCTGAATATGTAAACCGTCAGCATTCCGACCCAAACGAACAAgtccaaagaaaaaacatgctaTTGGCCACGAA GCAAGTCTGCAAAGAGTTCACAGACCTGCTGTCCCAGGACCGCTCGCCGCTGGGAAACTCACGGCCGCAACCCATTCTTGAACCGGGAATCCAGAGCTGCTTGACCCACTTCAGTCTAATCTCGCACGGTTTTGGGACGCCGGCACTGTGCGCGGCCGTCACGGCACTGCAGAACTATCTGACCGAGGCTATCAAAGCCATGGACAAAATGTACCTCAACAACAACCCTAACAGTCACTCAGATAACGGCACTAAAGGCGGAGACAAAGACGAGAAACACAGAAAGTGA
- the tfap2a gene encoding transcription factor AP-2-alpha isoform X3, producing the protein MKMLWKLTDNIKYEDCEDRHDGTSNGTARLPQLGSVGQSPYTSAPPLSHTPNSDFQPPYFPPPYQPIYPQSQDPYSHVNDPYSLNSLHAQPQPQHPGWPGQRQGQESGLLHQHRSLPHQLCREYRREVLLPSGHGIETGLSDSIPIHGIPHSLEDVQPVEDQGIHIPDQTVIKKGPVSLSKNNNVSAIPVNKDGLFGGVVNPNEVFCSVPGRLSLLSSTSKYKVTVAEVQRRLSPPECLNASLLGGVLRRAKSKNGGRSLREKLDKIGLNLPAGRRKAANVTLLTSLVEGEAVHLARDFGYVCETEFPAKAVAEYVNRQHSDPNEQVQRKNMLLATKQVCKEFTDLLSQDRSPLGNSRPQPILEPGIQSCLTHFSLISHGFGTPALCAAVTALQNYLTEAIKAMDKMYLNNNPNSHSDNGTKGGDKDEKHRK; encoded by the exons ATGAAAATGCTTTGGAAATTAACTgataacattaaatatgaagatTGCGAG GATCGTCACGACGGTACCAGCAATGGGACAGCCAGGCTACCTCAGCTGGGCAGCGTGGGCCAGAGTCCCTACACGAGCGCCCCTCCGCTCTCTCACACACCGAACTCGGACTTCCAGCCCCCGTACTTTCCCCCGCCTTACCAGCCCATCTACCCGCAGTCTCAGGACCCTTACTCGCACGTCAACGACCCGTACTCCCTCAACTCCCTGCACGCCCAACCGCAGCCGCAGCACCCGGGCTGGCCGGGCCAGAGGCAGGGTCAAGAGAGCGGCCTGCTGCACCAGCACCGCAGCCTGCCTCACCAGCTGTGCCGGGAGTACCGTAGAGAAGTGCTCCTACCGTCCGGCCACGGCATCGAAACGGGACTGTCGGACTCTATCCCTATCCATGGAATACCTCACTCTTTAGAAGACGTTCAG CCTGTTGAGGATCAAGGAATTCACATTCCCGACCAGACTGTAATTAAAAAAG GTCCAGTGTCTTTATCCAAGAACAACAATGTCTCCGCCATCCCCGTAAATAAGGACGGTCTTTTCGGAGGGGTGGTAAACCCCAATGAGGTGTTCTGCTCAGTTCCGGGTCGCCTTTCCCTCCTCAGctccacatcaaagtacaaGGTCACGGTGGCGGAGGTACAGAGACGCCTCTCGCCGCCCGAGTGCCTCAACGCCTCTCTGCTGGGCGGGGTGCTGAGGAG GGCCAAGTCTAAGAACGGAGGAAGATCCTTAAGGGAGAAGCTGGATAAAATCGGCTTGAATCTACCTGCGGGCAGACGCAAGGCAGCCAACGTCACCTTGCTGACGTCACTAGTCGAGG gcGAAGCGGTACATCTTGCCAGGGATTTTGGTTATGTATGCGAGACTGAGTTTCCAGCCAAGGCAGTAGCTGAATATGTAAACCGTCAGCATTCCGACCCAAACGAACAAgtccaaagaaaaaacatgctaTTGGCCACGAA GCAAGTCTGCAAAGAGTTCACAGACCTGCTGTCCCAGGACCGCTCGCCGCTGGGAAACTCACGGCCGCAACCCATTCTTGAACCGGGAATCCAGAGCTGCTTGACCCACTTCAGTCTAATCTCGCACGGTTTTGGGACGCCGGCACTGTGCGCGGCCGTCACGGCACTGCAGAACTATCTGACCGAGGCTATCAAAGCCATGGACAAAATGTACCTCAACAACAACCCTAACAGTCACTCAGATAACGGCACTAAAGGCGGAGACAAAGACGAGAAACACAGAAAGTGA
- the tfap2a gene encoding transcription factor AP-2-alpha isoform X1 produces MEDSSLSESEVENKGMSGRNESIALCAGFSPSSEDRHDGTSNGTARLPQLGSVGQSPYTSAPPLSHTPNSDFQPPYFPPPYQPIYPQSQDPYSHVNDPYSLNSLHAQPQPQHPGWPGQRQGQESGLLHQHRSLPHQLCREYRREVLLPSGHGIETGLSDSIPIHGIPHSLEDVQPVEDQGIHIPDQTVIKKGPVSLSKNNNVSAIPVNKDGLFGGVVNPNEVFCSVPGRLSLLSSTSKYKVTVAEVQRRLSPPECLNASLLGGVLRRAKSKNGGRSLREKLDKIGLNLPAGRRKAANVTLLTSLVEGEAVHLARDFGYVCETEFPAKAVAEYVNRQHSDPNEQVQRKNMLLATKQVCKEFTDLLSQDRSPLGNSRPQPILEPGIQSCLTHFSLISHGFGTPALCAAVTALQNYLTEAIKAMDKMYLNNNPNSHSDNGTKGGDKDEKHRK; encoded by the exons ATGGAGGACAGCTCGCTGTCGGAGTCTGAGGTGGAAAACAAAGGGATGAGCGGTAGAAATGAGTCCATAGCGCTGTGTGCTGGATTTTCACCCAGTTCAGAG GATCGTCACGACGGTACCAGCAATGGGACAGCCAGGCTACCTCAGCTGGGCAGCGTGGGCCAGAGTCCCTACACGAGCGCCCCTCCGCTCTCTCACACACCGAACTCGGACTTCCAGCCCCCGTACTTTCCCCCGCCTTACCAGCCCATCTACCCGCAGTCTCAGGACCCTTACTCGCACGTCAACGACCCGTACTCCCTCAACTCCCTGCACGCCCAACCGCAGCCGCAGCACCCGGGCTGGCCGGGCCAGAGGCAGGGTCAAGAGAGCGGCCTGCTGCACCAGCACCGCAGCCTGCCTCACCAGCTGTGCCGGGAGTACCGTAGAGAAGTGCTCCTACCGTCCGGCCACGGCATCGAAACGGGACTGTCGGACTCTATCCCTATCCATGGAATACCTCACTCTTTAGAAGACGTTCAG CCTGTTGAGGATCAAGGAATTCACATTCCCGACCAGACTGTAATTAAAAAAG GTCCAGTGTCTTTATCCAAGAACAACAATGTCTCCGCCATCCCCGTAAATAAGGACGGTCTTTTCGGAGGGGTGGTAAACCCCAATGAGGTGTTCTGCTCAGTTCCGGGTCGCCTTTCCCTCCTCAGctccacatcaaagtacaaGGTCACGGTGGCGGAGGTACAGAGACGCCTCTCGCCGCCCGAGTGCCTCAACGCCTCTCTGCTGGGCGGGGTGCTGAGGAG GGCCAAGTCTAAGAACGGAGGAAGATCCTTAAGGGAGAAGCTGGATAAAATCGGCTTGAATCTACCTGCGGGCAGACGCAAGGCAGCCAACGTCACCTTGCTGACGTCACTAGTCGAGG gcGAAGCGGTACATCTTGCCAGGGATTTTGGTTATGTATGCGAGACTGAGTTTCCAGCCAAGGCAGTAGCTGAATATGTAAACCGTCAGCATTCCGACCCAAACGAACAAgtccaaagaaaaaacatgctaTTGGCCACGAA GCAAGTCTGCAAAGAGTTCACAGACCTGCTGTCCCAGGACCGCTCGCCGCTGGGAAACTCACGGCCGCAACCCATTCTTGAACCGGGAATCCAGAGCTGCTTGACCCACTTCAGTCTAATCTCGCACGGTTTTGGGACGCCGGCACTGTGCGCGGCCGTCACGGCACTGCAGAACTATCTGACCGAGGCTATCAAAGCCATGGACAAAATGTACCTCAACAACAACCCTAACAGTCACTCAGATAACGGCACTAAAGGCGGAGACAAAGACGAGAAACACAGAAAGTGA